The Vanacampus margaritifer isolate UIUO_Vmar chromosome 16, RoL_Vmar_1.0, whole genome shotgun sequence genome includes the window ATTTATATGCAAACGGTGCAACACGTCCCACATCAATATTTCAGCTTGTTGAAATTTAGGAGGCCAAAATGTATTCACACACTTACAGTTCATCTCTTTGCCTCTGCGACAgcaccatgatgatgatgatgctgatgCTGACGATGAGGTGAGGCAGGTCAGGTGAGgggtttggggagggggggaaggGGTTGGGGACGAGCGTGGAAGAGGTCCGGGACGGGAAGAAAGCAAGAGCAGTTCAAAAGGATTTCTCACCGCTCAGCGCTGGCCGGCACCTGAAGGGAGGAAAGGACGGGTTGGCAATTTGACACTCATTTCtcattccaataatcatttgATCGTGGCCCTAGAGAGTTCCtacaaagtcattttcaaatcctttttgcagtgattaGAGAGTCCACAACTATGACGGGATTTTGGTATCGAATTGGGGAAGTTCAACATCGGCTGACATGTTGATGCTCTATGAAGAAAAACGatgttaatgctaattgctaatcaTGCCACAAGAGCGTTTACCAGCAGCCCACACAattttctcaccagtgtgtacCAACACCAATCTACAACAAAATCTCCAAGGTGGCAAGATGCGAATGTTAAGCGTCAACAGCCACAAGTTGAAAAGTTTAAGGGAAACGCAACCATGACAAGCAGTCCCACATCGAGATCCGAAGCCCAGAAGATGAATCGTAAAAAGAAAGCTACAGGACGGCCATCTAATCTCATAAGGGTTGAAGATGAAATTGCAGCCATAAAGATGAACAGGCGTCACTGAACTATGACCTTTGCCACGGATCACGATCAATCACGTCACCGTTCTGATTTCACTCAGACGTAATCTCCAATGTTCAACGTTCACGCCAGTCAAGTGAAGCTGCAGTCTCAATTTGTCTGTTCAAAACTGCTCATCAACGAGCGACGGTAGCACAACGGCATTAGGCGAGCATGAGAGCAAATTATGCAAGAGGGAAACGTGCATGTTCATTGTGCTTTTCTCGCTTTTGGTTCGTTGGTGGCCAATTGTTTTGAAGTAGGAACTTTCTTTTACCTCAACAGCTCTTGCGAGTTGATAagggaagttttttttgtgttttacatgGAAGCTTTAAAAGGGAGTTATTGCAGAGTGATGACGTCAGCGAGGTGCGACGAGAGTGTTTCTGTGGAGTGTTGAAAAATGAACGGGGCCAAATGTTTTTCGCTCCCAAAGCAAGTACGAGTTCCTGAGTTTTTGTCGTGACAAAAGACTGATGGAAACGCCTTTTACACACAACACGCTACACTGTTGTCAACACAAATGCTCTAacccagtggtgtccaaactcggtcctcgggggccggtagtcccgcaggttttggatatttctctcctccaacacagctgaagctcatcagcaagctctactaagcctgataacaatcctgttgattgaaacaggtgcgttggagcagggaaacctccaaaacctgcgggactaccggcccccgaggaccgagtttggacaccactgctctaacCATTTGGTGCGCACGACTGACATTTATATTGTTTCCAatataatcaaaacaaaaacagttaacACATGTGCCCCCTTTTCAATTTTGAGCACATGCCTTTCCAAAGTGTCTCTTGTTGCAAGCGGCCACCACCAACTACGCCCTTTTCGTCTGACGTTAGCTTAGCCGCGAGCTAGTTAGCCGCCTGCACCTGCCAAGACGCCAAATTTTTGCACAACCTACCTGCAAAAGACACaacggctcctgctgctgctgctgcttgcgAATGCGTCAAAGTGCGCAAGTTAAAAAACATGCACCAGGCTGCAAATCGGAGCTTGCTTGATTTTAGTGAGCCGTGCACCAACGGGGCGTCACTCACTTGTCAGGCGCACACATGACGTCAGCCTTTCCAGCTGAACGTTTGACGGTCGACACGTCGAAATACGTCAACAAATTCTCAATTGGTCAGCCGGCCGGTGGCCGCGCTCCGCTTAGCACAATAGCTTTAGCACTTAGCTCGTCGTTCCCCGTCACAACTTTCAGCTAACGTTAGCTGGATGCTAATGTGCGCTGACAGGCCACACGCCAGAACACAAAAGCACTAAATCGTTGACGATTAAACTCTAAACTTTAAACTTCACCACCAGAATGTTCCAAGCCCACAAAAACTGCAAAAGTTTAGCTAGTCCCAAGACAAggctagcctagcctagcctagcttgCGGTCTCGCCGCCATTTTGAGACACacgagagcgagcgagcgcgcGCACTGCAggcagccataaaaaaaaaaaaaacgtcgcTCAAAGCTCCCAAAGTCGCTTTGTGGGTCCCCGCGGGGAAAACACCTCCAAGCGCGTATAAGACTCACCCGGGGACAAATGTCGGCGCTCATGTCGTCTTCAAATGCTCACCGATCGTGAAAAGGTTCTCTTGGGCGGCGCGCACGTCAACCGGCAGCCGGGAGCGAGCGTTCTGCTTGGCTGCACGCGCACGCGAACACGGCGGCGCGCACGCTGACCTGAGGATGAGGGTGGAGAGAGGGTGGGCGTGATGGGGGTCCACTTGGCATGGCTTACACATCAGTCACAATATTCAGAAAGTAGCACTGTGACAACGACATTTAAAAGacgattaaaaaagaaaaaaaagtcgagAACCAATCAGAGAAAGAAAACTATTAACAAGAAAAACTATTCCCGTTcaaggaaaataaaattgtgaaaCTTATTTAAACTTTTCTGAATTAATGTCAATTTCCTACACACGTGTTGTCACTATATTAAGAGACCTGAAATAATGATCTTTAATCAAAAATCATGGGATTGCTTTTAGGcagttcagtttgtggtcatcAATTTTTCCCAacaaaggaaaaagtcaccatcCTTTTTGCAACTGCGCTACTTATTGGTATACCGATTAATGTTAAGGACTATCAATTgtatacacacttctgaaatagcaaatttgctcaaattacctttaatcatgttatgttaaaaaatgGTCTTGTCggctttttcaaaataaaagttttaagcTGAATATGATCAAGATGTGAGCACTTacatcaatcatccatccacttCACATCTGTCATGCAagatttttggggagcaaacacaagcacacaaaGTTAGaattaccacacacacacagtgtcagAACATTTTGGTATAGTGTATGAGAGAGAACGTGTGTTTAAAGAGCATGCATGTGTGAGTGCATTTCAGTAGGATGTTGTACTTGgtatttcagtttattttggttGAAAACCAGCAAGAAAGACACGGAAAGTTTGTCAAGAGgtgattttcattttcaaagacTAATGACAGGAAGGCAGGAAGTTGTCAACAAGTCATCCGGCACACCCGTCCAATCAGAAAACAAGAAAGAAGACAAACGCGCGCCCACGTCAGCCAATCACGAGTCTTTTTCATCAGGtcacaaatgacatcacagcgccGTCTCGCCCTCGGTGGCACCCATGTCCACGCGCCCCCGCAGGCCGCCGCTCTCGTCAAAGTCCTCCCAGTCGTCCGCCTCGCCATCCTGCGCTCCCGTGTGCGGGCTCCAGCGCAGGAGGCGGTACCGTAGGGGCACTAGGAAGAGGGCGGGGTCCGGCATGGGGCGCGGCCTCTGCGGCGACGTCACTCTCTCCCGGGGTACGCACGCCCGGACCCGGTCCGTCCTCACGCAGGGTCTCACCGGTGGTCGGCTCTCAAGGGgggcggcgggcggcggggacgGGAGCTGCTCGGCGTTCTCTCCCTCATCTTCGTCATCCTCTTCATCATTTTGAGAAAGTGGCTCCCCCTGTTGGCGGACGCCCCGCCTCTGTCGCAGCTTGGCGCGGGCGGCGTTGAGCTGACGGCACAGGGTGGCCGTGGTGCCCTTCTGCCGCTGGAGCTCGCGGTTGAGCAAGGTGATCTTGTGGCTGCGCCGCTTCAGCTCCTCCAGGAAGTGGCGCTCGTCCCGCCGCAGGCTGTGTCCCAACTCCGACGCTCGCGCCCCGCCCAGGCGCAGCTCCCCGCGGGCCGTCGTCGTGGTGCAGTGCCGCTCCTCCAGGAGGCGCTGCGCGGCATCGCAGCGCAACGTCAGCTCTGCTTCATCCTCTGACACGCAGCAAACCCCCCAAGAAGAAGATAGTATCAAATAATATATTCCAATTTCAAAGTTTTCAATCCATGCTAATTTGTTTTAGCCGGTCTATGGTGTTTCacattacatgttagcattaggctagcatACATTCATTATATATGGACTGATGGTTGGTTTTGGTTGCTTTCAAATACTTTCTTTTGTCTCGTGTGTCAGTTTTAAGGCCATTCACCACACTTTGACAAACGTGTTGATTATACAGGACTTAACGTTGCTTGCTAACGTTTATTGTGAACTTCATCTGAGAGTGACAAACTCACCTGCGGTTGTCCTGTGTGGGAACCTGGAGTCCAGCTCGCAGCTCAGCTCTGCACACATAAAGACGACATCATCAacatgtgagtgagtgagtggcgGGCTGTGCGTACCGaaccctccagtggggacttccCGGACTGAACCAGCAACAATATCACGTCAACGCAATTCTACAGTCCCAGTTCATTACAAGAAGGCAAATCCACATCACGTGATTATCTTGACATGCtgtaatctgattggacaaaccAAAATTTCAAACATCCATCATGTTGACCATTCCAAATGAAAACAGTCGGCTGCTAAAAACAAAGACCACGTTGGCCGTGACAAGTTTTGCTCTGATCAACCAATCAAAGAatggaaaaatgctgacatGTTTTAGGGCCAATTTGAAAAGTGATTGGGTCAAGGAACTATCCCATAGCTAATATCTTTCTCGTGACAGGAAACTTATTGTGTTGGATGTGGGCATATTACATTGATGCTGAAATCCGATTggataaaaagtaaatacaaacaattaaaaaagcaAGCCAGCAATGGACGGACCGGCTATGCTAATTGAgcttgtaaatgtaggtcagtgcgTCTGAGAAGGCCTTGCTGGCCCGGACCGTCACCCACTGGGCTGCCGAGTGTgagcgcgtgcgcgtgcgcgtacCCTGGCATCTCCTCTTGAGCTCGCTGATCTCCACGTGCAGTCCGGCCAGCAGGGTGAGATGCTCCTGCTCGAGGAAGACGATTCCTCGGTGCACGCTGGCCACGCGATGCTCCAGCGCTCTGCTGGCCTCCATGGCGGGAAAGCACGTGACGTGACCAGCGCGTCCTCAAACACGCGAAAAAGGATTCCTGTTAGCAATCGCAAGCTGCTGCAGCGGCGCGCGTGCACGCGTCGGGACCACAAACGTCGCTCgagcgtgcgcgtgcgtgcgtgctcctCTACCGTGTGAGGTGAGTGACGTGGATCGCGTCCTGCTCCTCGCCCGCCCGCCACACAAAAGATCCACGCAGGACGCCGCGTGTGTGCGCTTCGAGCAGtcgcagaggaaaaaaaacacacaaaaaaaaacacgtcctCGTCTTCACCTTCTGCGTGGCGACAAGGCAGCGTGCACGACAAAGGCAAGCtatgcgcgtgtgcgtgcgtgtatgtttGTGGTTGGGCGACCAGTGCCACCTAACGGCAGGAAGAGAAACTTCACAGAGAGGACGTAT containing:
- the ccdc92bb gene encoding coiled-coil domain containing 92Bb codes for the protein MEASRALEHRVASVHRGIVFLEQEHLTLLAGLHVEISELKRRCQELSCELDSRFPHRTTAEDEAELTLRCDAAQRLLEERHCTTTTARGELRLGGARASELGHSLRRDERHFLEELKRRSHKITLLNRELQRQKGTTATLCRQLNAARAKLRQRRGVRQQGEPLSQNDEEDDEDEGENAEQLPSPPPAAPLESRPPVRPCVRTDRVRACVPRERVTSPQRPRPMPDPALFLVPLRYRLLRWSPHTGAQDGEADDWEDFDESGGLRGRVDMGATEGETAL